The Alligator mississippiensis isolate rAllMis1 chromosome 3, rAllMis1, whole genome shotgun sequence DNA window ATGACCACTTGAAGTGTTTCTGAAGGCAAAGAGCCCAGTTTAGTATTGTCAGCTTGGCATGCTAGTAAAATAAGATGCAAAAATTCTATGGAACCAGAGTGCGCCTAGCATATGTCATTATAAATGCAATTAGTTTAGTGGAAAACAAAAGAGAGGCTAATTGCTGAGTTGGCATGGACTCTCCATTCTAGTATTCAAGTAGGAGAGGTGATATGATGCTATGATGGAGTCCGTCTTAGGAAGGTCACAGCATACGCAGATCAGCTTCAATAGTCAGAAAAGATCTGTTATAGGTCAGTGCagtgagacagaaaaaaaacaagatagTTGATACCATTTCACTTCAAGGCCCATTGATTTCACAGTCTATGACCTTGTTTCAATGAGACTGAAGGGTAGATCCAACTCCCACTGGAATGAATGACAAGATTTCCACTGAGTTGAGTGTGAGCAACATAGGGCTGGAAAGAATTAGTCATCCCAGTACTGAATTACAGCCTAATTTACTAGATGCTGAAGCCAcaggcagatgttacacttaagatgtgattaaccagttaatcatgtctaaAATAGTAACCTGGCCAGACACACATCCAGGCAATTAACAGCATACCAGAgcaggaaaccagccacaaaattattctacaaaatatgtgtaattttTTTGGCTGGTTTTCATATTGCCTTAATGGTTTCCATATTGCCTGGATGCCTGCTGCATGGTGGAGCTTGGTTGGTAGCTCCCCTGTGTTGGTAGGAGGACAGCCCTGTAGTGCAGCCTCGCATAGGGCTGCACCTTGCTGTTTTCAAGATGCCAAGTCAGGGGAGCTCATCAGCTGAATCAGGGGTGGTAAGTCACAGGGAGCCTCTCAGGTGCCCATGACTTGGCAGGTTGTCtgtcctgccctgcagctcccaaGGAGCTTCAGAGTAAGGCACTTGACACATCCCAGCCACTGGGAGCCTAGGATGGGGAGAGATTCTCTGATCCTGGAGTCCCTGTGCACCAGAACCTTTAAAAATTGTGTGCACAACCCAGCTGCACATGTGGTTTTCTAACATCCCCAGTGCATGTGGACCCTGGGATTGGCAAACCTCTCCTGGGTCTTGTGGTCCCATGCACTAGCAACTTGAAAAACCATATGTGCAGTAAGGCTGTACATGAGGTTTTTCTGACACCCCTGTGCTTGGGGCTCTGGGATCCAGTGTGATCCCAGGGTTacactgacaatcagctgattgtaaaTTCCAGCCTTGGGACCACATGAGTCTCCAGCTGGCTCTCatgtggtcccagggctgagcCTGACAATCATCTGGTTcttggtcccagccctggaacTGCACCAATTCACCAGACACCCAGCTctcaacttgccagtgcaggaggggtgattgttgggatcagggaacAGATCCCATAgtgccattaaatgaacatgtgctaAGGGCATGAGACCATGGAAAATACAGTCACTCCATGTGCCTGCCATGATTTTGTCTACTTTGAGATTACATGTTTTTATAGCAGAATAAATGATGGAGATAAACATAGTAGACTGGTGAGCGCATCTGCCACCAGTGCAGGTTTTTTCTTTATGGAATATTTAGTAATGCCCTAGGTGGTCTGTTTTCCTATGTCTCAAGTCATAATGACTCccatcattttaaaatgacttCTTATGATGATGCTGGAGGTCCCACAGTCAGGAGTCATTGGATACTCAGTCTatgttttccctttcttaattatATGCTGTTGCTCTTAACTAATCTCCCTTGTACTATTTTATGTCATTCATAAATAAGCATAAGTACAGATTGCTCACCTTCAATTTTTTGCAACTCAGAAATTGGAGAAATTTTAGATAAAGGCTTGGGCTTTTCCTTTTTCCAGAGGCTCAATGTAAAATACTGTATCCTGCATAATATTTCTCCTTTGGAACATTTGGATTTGATTGAAGAAGTCGACAAGGGAAGACAATTTCTGATTAAAAGCACGTAAGGAAGCATATGCTCTGGCAACTGTCTGCTGCGTTTAGGTTTTCTGTGTCCTCTAGCAGTAGAATGCTTTGTCTTTGATTTAGACAGCCACTTTAAGCAGGCAGACAGAAATTTGTTTGCAGTTCTCACTGCTGTTGTGAGTGAATATGCACCTTCCTTTGCTACATGTTCTTGTGACCCACTGCATAACTCATGAGGTAGcaaatgtttgttttttgcttcagtctcCCAGTTATTAGATTTTATGGCAAAACGCACTGTATGGAAGAGAGATGCATGTGTTCCCTTCAAAAGCAACTGGTGTGTTGGTTCTCCATTCTTAACGTTTGCAAGACATGACAACAATTCTGGTACCTacaaaaaacataaaatatgTTTCTAATTTCCAGTGGCCCAGACCTGAAAAAGAACTCTGATAATTATTTAAAAGTCTTTTTCTTTGACTATGGGTAAAACCTAGGCTTCATGATTGGGAGTCCTATGGTGCTAAGCATCAACAGATATACAGAACAAGAAGATAATCCCCGTGTCAAAGATTTTACAGTCTAAAAGTATGATGAGAAGCAACAATTGCCAAGAGGTGAAGAAGGCAGAAGTGAAATtaccatatatattatataagcAGTACTTACAGCCCATCCATGATGATGGTGATATTTTTAGGATACCTTCGTACTATTATACAAAGATACAAATACTTTTTCTCCTTGCAGGAAGTTCCAAAGTTTAGATTTTCTAGACGTTATAACAGATTGTAG harbors:
- the LOC109280756 gene encoding uncharacterized protein LOC109280756; translation: MNQTENDKPHSGHEEKKQLFLSNWKVPELLSCLANVKNGEPTHQLLLKGTHASLFHTVRFAIKSNNWETEAKNKHLLPHELCSGSQEHVAKEGAYSLTTAVRTANKFLSACLKWLSKSKTKHSTARGHRKPKRSRQLPEHMLPYVLLIRNCLPLSTSSIKSKCSKGEILCRIQYFTLSLWKKEKPKPLSKISPISELQKIEETQHIKFLNLKDLQWKLYKGIVKRKQKVTASQREANYRPFRIFEEKTTKAEYIIPLISKN